A genome region from Anastrepha ludens isolate Willacy chromosome 3, idAnaLude1.1, whole genome shotgun sequence includes the following:
- the LOC128859180 gene encoding uncharacterized protein LOC128859180, with translation MAAAEAEIVSEGGVVGGAHSSREARNLAEKNRRDKLNASIQELASMVPHVASSTRRPDKTGILRSATHGLRLQYVFGKSVPRRPRSGHMAELTEAPQFTDALTDLLDSFFITLTCHGQIVVISASIEQLLGHCQSDLHGQNILSITHPDDQSRLLQQLIPRDMEALFRSSNEYRLHHPSSGNEDDEALESDCSAGDYYQQQTTQQTHRSNSPEHTDAYLNDIDRRLRNDRRTFTVRLARAGTRTEATRKYELMKFDGCFRRSDYSCSAGTFPIVSQLIRRTRNNGSVGLHMMQHDVIAQAAMHGISGNDVVLVAMARIIRSPKIINYFSNDNGRLEYRTRHLIDGRIVDCDQRIGLVAGYMKKEVFNLSPFSFMHQDDVRWVIVALRQMYDNNEDRGESYYRLLTANGRFIYLHSIGYIDVADKSRNVYSFVCINTLLDEEEGRRRLQQMKDKFSTIIKTKIPSNSLLDVPASENPQQLERIVLYLIDNLQPRHDNGSGTGCGEDTTTQADNVRYAKTPPLSLVPPEPASVKSSISQSVSVVNVTVAKNMQKNLNQMKSPHSVASSELSLSPASSIDLGDDFGDHMGAVPPTSIHSNTAPATITQRPTVLQLNTQASTSAPLTCAPQSPPQRPSPKSPRSVLEQRLTAPPQPTTSSAHMTAAYNCNGANDALQQPMSVLKRLRPAASSSTATSINSNNINCSTTLEESVSPAKRCQTAIPVNSSPELLPTSIITKPAEIHAVISNSLENIDQSLQSIQQNARTLSQQHARLLPKTVVPYAFNHKLDAIFVEHQRQAEQLINIKNEYDVHLQQQQQQFALENFVVTETTQFQELQLQLQQPQEQQPDTGGGGVELQLTVNYVEPTAMLNQLEKRL, from the exons ATGGCAGCAGCTGAGGCGGAAATCGTTTCGGAAGGCGGTGTGGTAGGTGGTGCGCACAGCAGTCGGGAGGCTCGCAATTTAGCCGAGAAGAATCGAAGAGACAAACTGAATGCAAGTATACAAGAGCTAGCCTCCATGGTGCCGCATGTTGCGAGTTCAACACGCCGTCCAGACAAGACCGGCATTTTGCGCTCCGCAACGCATGGATTACGATTACAATACGTATTTGGTAAGTCTGTGCCACGGAGGCCGAGGAGTGGCCACATGGCAGAGCTAACCGAGGCGCCTCAATTCACGGATGCTCTCACAGATTTGCTGGACAGTTTCTTCATAACATTAACATGTCATGGCCAAATCGTTGTCATATCGGCAAGCATAGAGCAACTACTCGGTCATTGTCAATCCGATCTCCATGGCCAAAACATACTAAGCATTACACATCCAGACGACCAATCGCGTCTGCTACAGCAATTAATACCACGTGACATGGAAGCGTTATTCCGCAGTAGCAATGAATATAGACTACATCACCCGTCATCAGGTAATGAGGACGATGAAGCTTTAGAGTCTGACTGTTCAGCGGGGGATTATTACCAGCAGCAAACGACACAGCAGACACATCGCAGTAACAGCCCCGAACACACAGATGCCTACTTAAATGACATTGATCGACGCTTGCGTAACGATCGGCGCACTTTCACAGTACGGTTAGCGCGGGCAGGTACGCGGACGGAAGCAACCCGAAAGTACGAGTTGATGAAATTTGACGGCTGCTTTCGGCGCAGCGATTACTCCTGCTCAGCCGGAACATTCCCCATTGTGTCACAGTTAATACGGCGGACGCGTAACAATGGGAGCGTCGGCCTGCATATGATGCAGCACGACGTCATTGCACAGGCAGCGATGCACGGCATTAGTGGCAATGATGTAGTGCTTGTGGCGATGGCACGGATTATACGATCACCAAAGATAATAAACTACTTTTCGAACGATAATGGGCGATTGGAATACCGAACGAGGCATTTAATCGATGGACGTATTGTTGACTGTGATCAGCGAATAGGGCTGGTAGCTGGCTATATGAAAAAGGAG GTCTTCAATCTCAGCCCTTTCTCATTTATGCATCAGGACGATGTGCGTTGGGTGATTGTGGCGCTCCGCCAAATGTACGACAATAACGAAGATAGAGGCGAAAGCTACTATCGACTACTCACAGCCAATGGCCGCTTTATATATTTGCATTCGATTGGCTACATCGACGTCGCAGATAAATCCCGTAATGTGTACTCTTTTGTGTGCATCAACACGCTGCTAGACGAGGAGGAGGGCCGTCGACGGTTGCAACAAATGAAAGATAAATTCTCAAcgattatcaaaacaaaaatacctaGCAATTCGCTGCTGGATGTACCTGCATCGGAGAATCCCCAGCAACTAGAGCGCATTGTACTTTATTTAATAGATAATTTACAACCACGCCATGATAACGGTAGCGGTACGGGTTGTGGTGAAGACACTACCACACAGGCGGATAATGTGCGGTATGCAAAGACGCCGCCTCTATCACTTGTTCCGCCTGAACCCGCCTCGGTTAAAAGCTCAATTTCCCAATCTGTGTCAGTTGTAAATGTGACGGTggctaaaaatatgcaaaaaaatctcAACCAAATGAAAAGTCCGCACAGCGTTGCCAGCAGTGAATTGTCGCTATCGCCAGCAAGCAGCATCGATTTAGGTGATGATTTCGGCGATCACATGGGCGCCGTACCGCCCACTTCCATTCACTCCAACACAGCGCCAGCGACCATTACACAACGGCCGACTGTGCTCCAACTAAATACACAAGCATCCACAAGCGCGCCATTGACATGCGCACCGCAGTCACCGCCTCAGCGTCCATCACCGAAGTCGCCACGCAGTGTGCTCGAACAGCGTCTAACGGCACCACCGCAGCCAACCACTTCAAGCGCGCATATGACCGCCGCATATAACTGCAATGGTGCTAACGATGCGTTGCAACAACCCATGTCCGTGCTGAAACGATTGCGTCCAGCAGCATCCAGTAGCACAGCCACCAGCATTAATAGCAACAACATTAACTGTAGCACCACGCTTGAAGAGAGTGTCAGTCCGGCAAAACGTTGTCAAACAGCCATTCCGGTCAACTCATCACCTGAACTGTTGCCAACGTCGATTATTACCAAGCCGGCTGAGATACATGCCGTCATCAGTAATTCCCTAGAGAACATCGACCAGTCGCTGCAGAGCATACAACAGAACGCACGCACGTTAAGTCAACAACATGCACGTCTGCTGCCCAAAACTGTGGTGCCATACGCCTTCAACCACAAATTGGACGCCATCTTTGTAGAGCATCAGCGACAGGCCGAGCAGCTCAtcaatatcaaaaatgaatatgacgtgcatttgcagcagcagcaacaacaattcgCATTGGAAAATTTCGTGGTGACAGAAACAACACAATTTCAGGAGCTACAGCTGCAGTTGCAGCAGCCGCAGGAGCAACAACCGGACACCGGCGGCGGTGGGGTCGAATTGCAATTGACGGTGAATTATGTAGAACCGACAGCAATGTTGAATCAGCTGGAAAAGCGGCTGTAG